In Antedon mediterranea chromosome 10, ecAntMedi1.1, whole genome shotgun sequence, one genomic interval encodes:
- the LOC140059791 gene encoding uncharacterized protein isoform X5, producing MPWSLIGTTSGTIHKLPQSMVFVGREDCDITIASRSVDKRHAVINYDSYTSSFTIKDIGSLNGTFVNETRIREQAYVNLTRGDRIRFGYDPIIYQFDQDNISEVNTTHQSKSVRPSNLYTRQASMESKTKYYRDILNSLKKDEMANGASQGGRTIQVISPARGSPLYGLPDWWGEKDQQNAESIRPRTGTFGKDDKDKEIKSPTSAKSPPLFRSPTSPLASSNTMTKHSTACNPVSPENATQDDAKITPPINHSVGFTIDFGNTKETTPKISLNDSLSTYMPSAVKTKINESVKIVEELKAERKQTEAVSPATKRRASKPVDLHLDLTRKKCSEVVSPTTEKVNAAFRTNSKKDLTEKSALPSLLNVPSSHTRRPRISKSSEDLGSDDDVALHIEDDHLSDTGTYTIESENPPEDLKKAREQICDVFGVDDDLLGGKDHLEKNTSGDDTDKDVDDMEDEDGLHHINQVNTKPSPVEPGTPTWVSQWASMASTNVRQVPSNAPDLVKTTTSSRESSSQVEMLAAFCITSVQIQDTDLELTKYPTFTRSPSDDSSPSPTSDGKYKFSKNKRMLPVVPGIDDDNELVDNQNGNFKHSENSPFQSPRNNGNLIGDIDKYGTYTKRGRKSRGSVLNDVENPEMSVEPERRPQVESKPTGHVWEKVNSSLDTECLLKDTEDYMKTLETRVRQKTFSTSPDNSEGLDASQSRLSQSCFDADESETSNVSNVEVERKVKQGRGRHQRSRSDFSNKDIMEEQKKDARKRRPSGPANSVTDSTSFKSSSIWSRLSTPYKHKVTTKDPETMSDTGEVSAFRRNSTRTASLPGSRRKSTSSVSQKEAKKKAQTPKLQRKNAPPLQQPRQTRSTMLRKSRFDDQDTSELSDVSPKSSISDLGPASYSKRPPISKSSTTNSKVKQVQSRVNCGQIRSSQGSKSARSDVSLGGQISQLAKTQLERERTRNQVHKQNPTTAKTNLQSKVNETKPTGTRWRRYESTGSETDKVDEYIKSVNSRKNKKVDVLKEDPRRRSSFGQRSQLEIEQRRYMETSIDDVASHNGTNDDHLSRGEGDGEAEETEEVAKDELLFYYVKMLDEIFAENSTNVSSTCNRRTERKPLPPQVKPGKLYRPVSLEFDDKLTPRNTQAIISPDLVAKSRKTSKMEPFDNLLLASVSHLSQKLKTSSEDIEIKIRRANKMPSSNDHMHPTTAPLLKAGNQEIASILHNLRQVEKHLTEISKVIDSSRTSSPRVSGKAYKQGTHSKPRMTTRSISASAYVQDDDDDDMYF from the exons CCAATTATTTACCAGTTTGATCAAGACAACATAAGTGAAGTGAACACCACCCACCAATCCAAA AGTGTAAGACCAAGTAACCTGTATACCAGACAAGCAAGCATG GAGAGTAAAACCAAGTACTATCGAGATATCCTGAACAGTTTGAAGAAAGATGAGATGGCCAATGGTGCATCACAAGGAGGACGAACGATACAAGTTATTTCCC CGGCAAGAGGATCTCCATTGTATGGCTTACCTGATTGGTGGGGAGAGAAAGATCAACAGAACGCTGAGTCCATCCGACCTCGCACTGGAACGTTTGGCAAAGATGATAAAG ataaagaaataaaatcacCAACATCTGCCAAGTCTCCGCCTTTGTTCAGATCACCAACCAGTCCATTAGCCAGCTCTAACACAATGACCAAACATTCTACAGCATGCAATCCAGTGTCTCCAGAAAATGCCACACAAGATGATGCCAAAATAACACCACCTATAAACCATAGTGTTGGTTTTACCATCGATTTTGGCAACACCAAAGAAACGACACCGAAGATCTCATTGAATGACAGTCTTAGTACATATATGCCATCTGCTGTCAAGACTAAGATCAACGAGAGTGTGAAGATAGTTGAAGAGTTAAAAGCTGAACGAAAACAG ACGGAGGCAGTTTCTCCAGCAACAAAACGAAGAGCATCAAAACCAGTTGATCTTCATTTAG atTTAACAAGAAAGAAGTGCAGTGAAGTAGTAAGTCCAACTACCGAGAAAGTGAACGCTGCATTCAGAACTAACAGCAAGAAAGACTTGACAGAAAAGTCAGCTTTACCGTCTCTTCTAAACGTCCCCAGCAGCCACACAAGACGCCCACGAATATCTAAAAGCTCTGAAGATCTTGGGTCGGACGACGATGTCGCTCTGCATATTGAAGATGATCATTTGAGTGATACCGGGACATACACTATCGAGAGCGAGAACCCACCAGAGGATCTTAAAAAGGCACGCGAACAGATTTGTGATGTCTTTGGAGTTGATGATGACCTGTTAGGTGGTAAAGATCACTTGGAAAAGAACACAAGTGGCGACGATACTGATAAAGATGTAGATGATATGGAGGATGAAGATGGGCTGCACCATATAAACCAAGTA AATACTAAGCCTAGTCCAGTTGAGCCAGGTACTCCAACCTGGGTTTCACAGTGGGCCTCAATGGCAAGTACCAATGTCCGGCAAGTACCCTCCAACGCACCAGACCTTGTCAAGACCACAACTAGTTCGCGAG AGAGTAGCAGCCAGGTAGAAATGTTGGCAGCTTTCTGCATAACTTCTGTGCAAATCCAAG ataCTGATCTCGAACTCACTAAATATCCAACATTCACACGCTCTCCTAGTGATGATAGCTCACCCAGCCCTACCAGCGACGgtaaatacaaatttagtaaAAACAAACGAATGCTTCCTGTTGTGCCTGGAATCGATGATGACAATGAACTTGTTGACAATCAAAATGGAAATTTCAAACACTCTGAAAATAGTCCGTTCCAATCTCCTCGCAACAACGGCAATCTTATAGGCGACATTGATAAGTATGGTACATATACAAAAAGAGGTAGGAAGTCACGGGGCAGTGTTCTTAACGATGTAGAAAATCCTGAAATGTCGGTGGAGCCGGAACGAAGACCTCAAGTGGAGAGCAAACCAACAGGTCATGTATGGGAGAAAGTGAACAGTAGTCTTGATACAGAATGCCTTTTGAAAGACACTGAGGATTATATGAAGACTCTGGAAACCAGAGTACGGCAGAAGACATTTTCAACCTCTCCAGATAATTCTGAAGGGTTAGACGCATCTCAGAGCAGGTTGTCACAGAGTTGCTTTGATGCAGATGAATCTGAAACAAGCAACGTCAGTAATGTTGAAGTAGAAAGAAAAGTAAAGCAAG GTAGAGGAAGACATCAAAGGAGCAGATCAGATTTCTCTAATAAAGACATCATGGAAGAACAAAAGAAAGATGCAAGGAAAAGAAGGCCATCTGGTCCTGCCAATTCAGTAACAGATTCTACCTCTTTTAAATCTTCCAGTATCTGGAGTCGACTTTCAACTCCATATAAACATAAAGTTACCACAAAAGATCCAGAAACCATGAGCGACACAGGCGAAGTGTCTGCGTTTCGGAGGAATTCTACCCGTACTGCTTCTCTCCCTGGAAGCAGAAGGAAATCTACCTCTTCTGTTTCTCAAAAGGAAGCTAAGAAGAAAGCACAAACACCTAAACTTCAACGAAAGAATGCTCCGCCATTGCAACAGCCTAGACAAACTCGCAGCACAATGCTTCGTAAGTCACGCTTTGATGACCAAGATACCAGTGAACTTAGTGATGTTAGTCCAAAGTCTAGTATTTCAGATCTTGGTCCTGCTTCTTACTCCAAGAGACCTCCGATTTCTAAATCTTCTACGACAAATTCAAAAGTGAAACAAGTTCAATCTCGAGTAAATTGCGGACAGATAAGGTCGTCTCAGGGAAGTAAAAGTGCACGAAGCGATGTTAGTCTCGGTGGACAAATATCTCAACTTGCAAAGACTCAACTTGAACGAGAACGTACCCGGAATCAAGTCCACAAGCAAAACCCAACTACAGCGAAAACAAACCTCCAGTCTAAAGTTAACGAAACAAAACCAACAGGAACAAGATGGCGTCGTTATGAATCCACAGGATCTGAAACGGACAAAGTTGATGAATACATCAAATCTGTCAACTCgcgtaaaaataaaaaagttgatGTACTTAAAGAAGATCCTAGAAGGAGATCATCATTTGGTCAAAGGTCACAGTTAGAGATTGAGCAAAGACGATACATGGAGACATCAATAGATGATGTTGCAAGTCATAATGGTACCAATGATGATCATTTATCACGAGGAGAAGGAGATGGAGAGGCTGAGGAAACTGAGGAAGTTGCCAAGGATGAG CTGCTCTTCTATTATGTG AAAATGTTAGATGAGATATTTGCAGAGAACAGCACAAATGTATCTTCAACTTGCAATAGAAGAACAGAGAGGAAGCCACTGCCACCACAAGTAAAGCCAGGCAAGCTCTACAGACCTGTGTCATTAGAATTTG atGACAAATTAACACCAAGGAATACCCAAGCAATCATAAGTCCAGACTTAGTAGCTAAAAGTAGAAAGACTTCGAAAATGgag CCATTTGACAATCTATTATTAGCGTCCGTCAGTCATTTATCACAAAAGTTGAAAACATCGTCCGAAGACATTGAAATCAAAATAAG gaGAGCCAACAAAATGCCATCTTCTAATGATCATATGCATCCGACCACTGCGCCTCTTTTGAAAGCTGGCAACCAAGAAATAGCGTCTATCTTGCATAACTTGCGTCAAGTTGAGAAACATCTAACTG AAATTAGCAAAGTTATTGACTCCAGCAGAACGTCGTCGCCTCGAGTATCGGGAAAGGCGTACAAGCAAGGGACACATTCAAAACCACGAATGACGACAAGGTCTATCTCGGCTTCCGCATATGTacaagatgatgatgatgatgatatgtaTTTTTGA
- the LOC140059791 gene encoding uncharacterized protein isoform X2 — translation MPWSLIGTTSGTIHKLPQSMVFVGREDCDITIASRSVDKRHAVINYDSYTSSFTIKDIGSLNGTFVNETRIREQAYVNLTRGDRIRFGYDPIIYQFDQDNISEVNTTHQSKSVRPSNLYTRQASMEKDKVSDGKVMEEEDKTPIQDDSEDEEVSKIHSESLSDHESKTKYYRDILNSLKKDEMANGASQGGRTIQVISPARGSPLYGLPDWWGEKDQQNAESIRPRTGTFGKDDKDKEIKSPTSAKSPPLFRSPTSPLASSNTMTKHSTACNPVSPENATQDDAKITPPINHSVGFTIDFGNTKETTPKISLNDSLSTYMPSAVKTKINESVKIVEELKAERKQTEAVSPATKRRASKPVDLHLDLTRKKCSEVVSPTTEKVNAAFRTNSKKDLTEKSALPSLLNVPSSHTRRPRISKSSEDLGSDDDVALHIEDDHLSDTGTYTIESENPPEDLKKAREQICDVFGVDDDLLGGKDHLEKNTSGDDTDKDVDDMEDEDGLHHINQVNTKPSPVEPGTPTWVSQWASMASTNVRQVPSNAPDLVKTTTSSRESSSQVEMLAAFCITSVQIQDTDLELTKYPTFTRSPSDDSSPSPTSDGKYKFSKNKRMLPVVPGIDDDNELVDNQNGNFKHSENSPFQSPRNNGNLIGDIDKYGTYTKRGRKSRGSVLNDVENPEMSVEPERRPQVESKPTGHVWEKVNSSLDTECLLKDTEDYMKTLETRVRQKTFSTSPDNSEGLDASQSRLSQSCFDADESETSNVSNVEVERKVKQGRGRHQRSRSDFSNKDIMEEQKKDARKRRPSGPANSVTDSTSFKSSSIWSRLSTPYKHKVTTKDPETMSDTGEVSAFRRNSTRTASLPGSRRKSTSSVSQKEAKKKAQTPKLQRKNAPPLQQPRQTRSTMLRKSRFDDQDTSELSDVSPKSSISDLGPASYSKRPPISKSSTTNSKVKQVQSRVNCGQIRSSQGSKSARSDVSLGGQISQLAKTQLERERTRNQVHKQNPTTAKTNLQSKVNETKPTGTRWRRYESTGSETDKVDEYIKSVNSRKNKKVDVLKEDPRRRSSFGQRSQLEIEQRRYMETSIDDVASHNGTNDDHLSRGEGDGEAEETEEVAKDEKMLDEIFAENSTNVSSTCNRRTERKPLPPQVKPGKLYRPVSLEFDDKLTPRNTQAIISPDLVAKSRKTSKMEPFDNLLLASVSHLSQKLKTSSEDIEIKIRRANKMPSSNDHMHPTTAPLLKAGNQEIASILHNLRQVEKHLTEISKVIDSSRTSSPRVSGKAYKQGTHSKPRMTTRSISASAYVQDDDDDDMYF, via the exons CCAATTATTTACCAGTTTGATCAAGACAACATAAGTGAAGTGAACACCACCCACCAATCCAAA AGTGTAAGACCAAGTAACCTGTATACCAGACAAGCAAGCATG GAGAAAGATAAGGTATCAGATGGTAAAGTTATGGAGGAGGAAGATAAAACTCCAATACAAGAT GATTCTGAGGACGAAGAAGTTTCCAAGATACATTCTGAGTCTCTCTCAGATCAT GAGAGTAAAACCAAGTACTATCGAGATATCCTGAACAGTTTGAAGAAAGATGAGATGGCCAATGGTGCATCACAAGGAGGACGAACGATACAAGTTATTTCCC CGGCAAGAGGATCTCCATTGTATGGCTTACCTGATTGGTGGGGAGAGAAAGATCAACAGAACGCTGAGTCCATCCGACCTCGCACTGGAACGTTTGGCAAAGATGATAAAG ataaagaaataaaatcacCAACATCTGCCAAGTCTCCGCCTTTGTTCAGATCACCAACCAGTCCATTAGCCAGCTCTAACACAATGACCAAACATTCTACAGCATGCAATCCAGTGTCTCCAGAAAATGCCACACAAGATGATGCCAAAATAACACCACCTATAAACCATAGTGTTGGTTTTACCATCGATTTTGGCAACACCAAAGAAACGACACCGAAGATCTCATTGAATGACAGTCTTAGTACATATATGCCATCTGCTGTCAAGACTAAGATCAACGAGAGTGTGAAGATAGTTGAAGAGTTAAAAGCTGAACGAAAACAG ACGGAGGCAGTTTCTCCAGCAACAAAACGAAGAGCATCAAAACCAGTTGATCTTCATTTAG atTTAACAAGAAAGAAGTGCAGTGAAGTAGTAAGTCCAACTACCGAGAAAGTGAACGCTGCATTCAGAACTAACAGCAAGAAAGACTTGACAGAAAAGTCAGCTTTACCGTCTCTTCTAAACGTCCCCAGCAGCCACACAAGACGCCCACGAATATCTAAAAGCTCTGAAGATCTTGGGTCGGACGACGATGTCGCTCTGCATATTGAAGATGATCATTTGAGTGATACCGGGACATACACTATCGAGAGCGAGAACCCACCAGAGGATCTTAAAAAGGCACGCGAACAGATTTGTGATGTCTTTGGAGTTGATGATGACCTGTTAGGTGGTAAAGATCACTTGGAAAAGAACACAAGTGGCGACGATACTGATAAAGATGTAGATGATATGGAGGATGAAGATGGGCTGCACCATATAAACCAAGTA AATACTAAGCCTAGTCCAGTTGAGCCAGGTACTCCAACCTGGGTTTCACAGTGGGCCTCAATGGCAAGTACCAATGTCCGGCAAGTACCCTCCAACGCACCAGACCTTGTCAAGACCACAACTAGTTCGCGAG AGAGTAGCAGCCAGGTAGAAATGTTGGCAGCTTTCTGCATAACTTCTGTGCAAATCCAAG ataCTGATCTCGAACTCACTAAATATCCAACATTCACACGCTCTCCTAGTGATGATAGCTCACCCAGCCCTACCAGCGACGgtaaatacaaatttagtaaAAACAAACGAATGCTTCCTGTTGTGCCTGGAATCGATGATGACAATGAACTTGTTGACAATCAAAATGGAAATTTCAAACACTCTGAAAATAGTCCGTTCCAATCTCCTCGCAACAACGGCAATCTTATAGGCGACATTGATAAGTATGGTACATATACAAAAAGAGGTAGGAAGTCACGGGGCAGTGTTCTTAACGATGTAGAAAATCCTGAAATGTCGGTGGAGCCGGAACGAAGACCTCAAGTGGAGAGCAAACCAACAGGTCATGTATGGGAGAAAGTGAACAGTAGTCTTGATACAGAATGCCTTTTGAAAGACACTGAGGATTATATGAAGACTCTGGAAACCAGAGTACGGCAGAAGACATTTTCAACCTCTCCAGATAATTCTGAAGGGTTAGACGCATCTCAGAGCAGGTTGTCACAGAGTTGCTTTGATGCAGATGAATCTGAAACAAGCAACGTCAGTAATGTTGAAGTAGAAAGAAAAGTAAAGCAAG GTAGAGGAAGACATCAAAGGAGCAGATCAGATTTCTCTAATAAAGACATCATGGAAGAACAAAAGAAAGATGCAAGGAAAAGAAGGCCATCTGGTCCTGCCAATTCAGTAACAGATTCTACCTCTTTTAAATCTTCCAGTATCTGGAGTCGACTTTCAACTCCATATAAACATAAAGTTACCACAAAAGATCCAGAAACCATGAGCGACACAGGCGAAGTGTCTGCGTTTCGGAGGAATTCTACCCGTACTGCTTCTCTCCCTGGAAGCAGAAGGAAATCTACCTCTTCTGTTTCTCAAAAGGAAGCTAAGAAGAAAGCACAAACACCTAAACTTCAACGAAAGAATGCTCCGCCATTGCAACAGCCTAGACAAACTCGCAGCACAATGCTTCGTAAGTCACGCTTTGATGACCAAGATACCAGTGAACTTAGTGATGTTAGTCCAAAGTCTAGTATTTCAGATCTTGGTCCTGCTTCTTACTCCAAGAGACCTCCGATTTCTAAATCTTCTACGACAAATTCAAAAGTGAAACAAGTTCAATCTCGAGTAAATTGCGGACAGATAAGGTCGTCTCAGGGAAGTAAAAGTGCACGAAGCGATGTTAGTCTCGGTGGACAAATATCTCAACTTGCAAAGACTCAACTTGAACGAGAACGTACCCGGAATCAAGTCCACAAGCAAAACCCAACTACAGCGAAAACAAACCTCCAGTCTAAAGTTAACGAAACAAAACCAACAGGAACAAGATGGCGTCGTTATGAATCCACAGGATCTGAAACGGACAAAGTTGATGAATACATCAAATCTGTCAACTCgcgtaaaaataaaaaagttgatGTACTTAAAGAAGATCCTAGAAGGAGATCATCATTTGGTCAAAGGTCACAGTTAGAGATTGAGCAAAGACGATACATGGAGACATCAATAGATGATGTTGCAAGTCATAATGGTACCAATGATGATCATTTATCACGAGGAGAAGGAGATGGAGAGGCTGAGGAAACTGAGGAAGTTGCCAAGGATGAG AAAATGTTAGATGAGATATTTGCAGAGAACAGCACAAATGTATCTTCAACTTGCAATAGAAGAACAGAGAGGAAGCCACTGCCACCACAAGTAAAGCCAGGCAAGCTCTACAGACCTGTGTCATTAGAATTTG atGACAAATTAACACCAAGGAATACCCAAGCAATCATAAGTCCAGACTTAGTAGCTAAAAGTAGAAAGACTTCGAAAATGgag CCATTTGACAATCTATTATTAGCGTCCGTCAGTCATTTATCACAAAAGTTGAAAACATCGTCCGAAGACATTGAAATCAAAATAAG gaGAGCCAACAAAATGCCATCTTCTAATGATCATATGCATCCGACCACTGCGCCTCTTTTGAAAGCTGGCAACCAAGAAATAGCGTCTATCTTGCATAACTTGCGTCAAGTTGAGAAACATCTAACTG AAATTAGCAAAGTTATTGACTCCAGCAGAACGTCGTCGCCTCGAGTATCGGGAAAGGCGTACAAGCAAGGGACACATTCAAAACCACGAATGACGACAAGGTCTATCTCGGCTTCCGCATATGTacaagatgatgatgatgatgatatgtaTTTTTGA